CATTACTGGCCGTGTCCCATGGAAAGTCAAACTTTAAGGCACAACGCTGTCCTTGCTTTCATGCATGTCTCCCTGCAGAGCACTTCACGTGTTTCTGAAGTGCAGCTATGCCTAATGCACAGCATCACCAGGCGCATAACATACTGCCAAGGCACTTCAAGATATCACATTCCACCAGGATGGCCAAGGGTTATACGATCACAGACAGCTACCACCTTACCAAACTCTGTCTGACAGCTAGATTTCACAGCCTAACTCGTGCTGAAAGGTCTTTCcccttttgcttttaagtttttgtTGCCAAGACCAGCAGAAAGGTCAAAGGGATTCCTGAGGGTGCCTGGATGTCGCAGGGCCGTCACTGAAGAGTTAACACCAAAAGCAGACACCCCGCACGTATCAGACACACGCAGCAGGCATTTATTTGTCAAAGCCTGtgaggcagctgctgctttcgAGAGATTACTCAGCAGCACCAAACATTTTGCTTGGCACCAATCCGACTGCCAAAGGCTCCGCGgggacaggcagcagggcagcgcTGAAGCCAGCGGAGGAATCTGGAACTGGCACAtcccacagcagagcagcacacagCTGTCTGTGAAAAGCAGCACTACTACAGGGATGCATCACAGGAGAGGCCCTGTGCTGACAGCAGAAACTTGGGATGCCCCAACAGTGCCTCTGGAGTCAGCTTTTAGCTGGATAAAACATGAGCTTCATGCCAAATATCTCAATTTCAAAGGGCCTGATGCTTTAGGAAGGGACCTAAACTTCAAACAGATCTGGATTTCTCCAGCAGCGTGAGTAGTGACTGAGACTGCACCAGAGGGCGAAATCCAGAGGATGCTGCCTGCTTCATGGCATCTCCTGCAGTAAATTCTCTTCCATCACCCTGCTCCACGcacccctctccctcccagctgAATGCAAGGCCAGTCGGGAAGTGAAACAGGAACAAGAGACTCACATGGATCCAGCCTAGCGTAACAAGGCCGTGCTGATCCTGGATCACGAAGAGCTCCTCCTCATTCTCCGTGTTGCAATAATCGGGGCCTCCGTACTGCTTGGGAACAATGACGTGGGTTATCGTGAACTCGTTCCTCATCTGCAAGGCAGCACAGGGAGGCTGTTACCCACCGGACACCCCAGAAGCAGGAAACGCTGCTGCCGCCCACTGGTGCAAAGGTAATTTCCTAAGCTTTGGGAACGCAGTACTTCTGCATTCATCACTCAGGGGCCCAGCCAGGGGAACGGCAGCTCTGGAAACAAGCCCGCGGATGCATCTACCGTCCATTTACAGGTCACAGAAATGGTAACTGCAAGTTACTGACAAACGGGTTGCAGGATTTTCTGAGTCTAAGCATGACCCACTGCTTTCTGTTTCATCTTCTCCGCCATGCAGAGCACCTGCAAGAGCTCAGAGAAGTCCTGGACACCCACGAAAGCGAATCTCTCTACTCACTACAAGATGATGCCTCATAATTAAATGATCAGCAAGTGTCTGGAAGCAGCTGGATTGCAGAAAGTTGCTACATCAAACAActtcatttcaaagcaaacttCTGCAAGCAAAGCAGCCCCAAGTGACACAGGGGATAGGCTGGAGGTGCCAATAGAAACCTGTACACGGAAACTCTTTTGGGGGAGGACTGCCTCCAGTTGGTGTTTGCACAGCCTTGTCTGGGTGAGGGTCCTAGTTCATAGCTGGGACACCTCAGTCCTGCTGGTACCAAAAGGACAAGTCACTGGAGCTGCCTATCACTGGCAACGCGGGAGTGCTTGAAGCAGGTACCCAGCAGACAGCCTTCAACAGGAGAGGGGAAGCTGAATACCCACAGGAACTTGGTGGCCGGCACCTCATTCACTGTGCAGAAATCCTAATgtaaaagggaggaaaaggagaggcagATCATCCCTAATGCTCACATGAAAGCCTAGTCATCAGTGAAACTGCACAACAGCCTTCTGTAGCAATAGTCGGGTCCTCTAGCCATTTACAAGGCTATTGCACACCTTGACAAAAGGCCCCTGCACCACTTCCAGGGTCTTAATTAGGATTACCACCTTACCAGCTTACCGCAGAGGATCCCACATGTCTCCACACCCCGGACTGTATTGGCATCAGCCAGCTGGAGGAATTTCTGGCAGAGCTCCCTAGGGACAATGACCTGGCGAAGGACATCCATACTTGCATCTGTGGGGAGAATGGGAGCACAATCAGCAATGACAGTCAGGGATGCTGGAGAAATGGTCCCTCAGGTGAGTATCTGAAGGGACTAGACAGAAAAAATCCAGCCTGGAAACATTAACTACTCTAATGTCTACCCTTACAATGGCAGTTGCAGATATATGAAGTCACTGTGACACTTCATAAAGCACAGTCGCTACCTCTTTCATAGCAGGGAAAGAGACAcatagagagagaaagaaaccttCAGCAGCATGTCAAAAACCTAGGATTTTGTTAACGAAAATGTAACCACAAACACttacaaaatgtaatttaaagtaaaatgtgTCACTGGTCATTTGGAAATGTCCCAATCAGTATTTTGGAGCCATATTTGGCAGAATAGGAGAATTCGGTCAGCCTAGCCAGTAACTAAACCCCAATCTCCAACACATATTTGGATCTAGAAAAAGCCAAACAGGTTGTAGAATCTAGACCAGCAGAGACTGGGCTGGAGAATGATGGGGGACCAATTCCCAAGAGGAGACAgttctccccagccctgcaaacCTTTACTGGACAACGGGGAGAACATTCAGTGACTTGGAAGGCCAAACCCCCAGAAGGGATGGAGCCATGATCAGATACTTCCAAGAACGTTCCAGACAAATCAGCTCCTCGGCCACATTTGGCTCAGCCCCAGCAAGGGAGAAGGGTGCACTGAGATGTACTAACTGTTTTCCGTGCTCCCCAAAGCACTAGGTTTCAAAGATCTGTCCACAACAGGAGGTTTGGATGAGACAGTCCCTGCTGATGGACTTGCGGGGTCAACTGGAGAGACGGGAACCTTTGGGATTAAATCAGTTGGGGGCTTTTCCACGCCAGGGATGAGGGGTCCATCCAGAGACTCAGGACTTGGCTCTGGCTTTCCAAATTCCTGCACTATCCTTAGACgttccttctccagctcctgtcGTCGAATCATCTCCTCGAAGGCATGAAACTGctcttgctctgcctgctgctgcttcatcaGGGCTACCCgatttctctcctcttccagctgTTGCTGCAAAGCCAAGTTGCGTGCaaattcctcttcctcctgcttctgcaAGGAGAAACACGCCAACATCAGCAAACAGGGGAATGCTAGCCCAAGGCAGAATACGAAGCCTATGCACTGCAGACCCTCAGCAATCCCAGACTACTCCTAAAGGGTCTGCAAAAGGTAACCAGCAAACAGCACTCCCTGCAAGGAAGCTTCAGCTTGCAAAACAGAGATCCGCACTTCCATCAGGACAGCCAACTAGACCAGGGCAGTAAAACTGCTGCCTTACCCTCCCTCTTCCACAGAAATATAATTCCAGGTTAATTTCCCTCTATCCCATCTCAAAAATTGCACCTGTCTGCAGCAAAACGGACTGCAGAGTTTTCTGCTTAGCCCACAAAACCCCAGATCCTTGCCCATGCTGTTACCAACTGCCTGCTGAGTTTCTGGATCATAAGACCTAGACTTCATGTTgtgacaaagagaaaaaaaccaaccaaccaacaatcCCAGCTCAGACTGCCTCCAGGATGCACAAAGAAGAGATACAAGGAGGCCTGACAGATTCACCTGCATAATGGCAGCAGACATATTATTGGGacagccctgtgctgcaggtgATGAGGCTGGACCCTGCAAGCTGGGGCTACCCAGACTTCATATTTCAAAGCATCCAGGGAGCCCTGGAGACCTGCCCTCTTCCAAACCTTGGTGGCTGAGGGTCTTCTGGGGAGCACAGGCCTCCTGTCTCCTCTCACTCACCTTCTGCTCCTTGTACTTAGCATAGTCCTTGGCGTACCTCTTTAATAGCTCCTCCTTGAGCTCTTCAGCTCTGGGGAAGGCTActtctttcagtttctgaaggGAGGAAACACAGTCATATGAGTGCGATAGCCCCAaggcaagaaaaacaagacCTGAACAGATGCGAGAATCAATGGACATGTAGCACCCAGAGATTATAAACCATCCACTTGCTCATGAGGTAGGAAGGGCCAAGCAGCTCCACCACCACGCGCAGACAGGCTGACAGGCTGCAGACAGGCATGTTGTAGCTGGGTTGCACAGACAGCACTGCCGACAACACTGAGCATGAGCTTAGGCAGCATTGTCCTTTGCTCTTCTGGTCAATTTTGAGCAGAGGAGCGGTAGCTTCTTGTGGCTCTGAGCAATCTCCAAGGATCCCCTGGCAAATCCCTTGAGGAACACCACATGGAACATCCAGCCACCATGCACAGAAAAGCCATGTGgtctttaaaaagcaaggagtttaacaggaaagaaaggacacCCCAGTGCTCAACAGAAAGTAAATTGGACAACCACAGCCAGCCCAGTGCAAGCGTAACGGGGTAAGAATCCCCCAAACCATAACTCCCAAGGGGTCACGACTGCCTGGTCAAGCCAAGGCTTCTCAGCGTTTGTGTGGATCGCTCATCCCAGAGCCATGAAAACCCAAAGTTGACGACCCCAAAACATTTGACAGCAGCCACTGAAGACTTGGAAATGCTACTACTTACTTTCACCGTCTCCCTCTTTTCGGGTATGACAGCAGTTTTGTAATCACGGTGCTGTGGCAGCTTCTCAATGAAGAGCCTGCAAACACAGGAGAGAAACTGCACTTCTGAATCACAGCAGAAAGGGACAAATACAAGATAGCAAGTGACATTTTGGGGGTACACATAGTTCCCTTCCAGCACTGTTCCCTTGCTCCGCCACCTCCTGGGCCTTGTGCTCCCCACAGTCAGGACAGTCATCTGCCTTTCTGCAGGAAACCCTCCATCATATAATGGCCTTCTGAGCTCTTCATGAGACACTGGAGATCTCGCTCAGTCCCAGGGGAGCGCCTCACACAGgagatttttcttccacctgGACTTTGGAGATGATCCTCAGGGATAAATATATCTGTTTTGAACAGAAACATTAATAAGCCGGTCTAAAACACCAAGGACACTGACAGTGATTCAGAAGGTCCTTGGGCACCTGCCTACACCTCTGCAAGCATCCAAGGGGATTACACACAAGTTCAAGGACTCGGCTGACTCAGTGCTCACACTGTCCTTCTGTACAGAGGAACAAACAGTTTGTGCAAGAGATCGGGAAATTAATTCAGaccttgaaaaggaaaaacttgcaGGTAAGCTAAAAGCAAGTTCGCAacatccccagctgctgcatCAGAAGCCTTTTGGCTCTGTGGCCCGACCACCCCAGAAGGTCAGGGCAATATTTCAGGCAGCAGGGCTATTTCTGTGCAGAATTCTGGGAGGGAAATCAAGACTGAGCTCAACATCATCCCGCTCCCAGCACAACTACGAACAGGTTAATCTTTGGCTCCTCTACAAACGCAATAACTGTTCCCCCCTTCCAGGGAGGTCTGCAGCACACAGTGGTGAAGATGCAGAGAAAGAGTACTGCAAGCACTAGAACACGGTGAAAAGCCTGCAGACATGGCGCAATTCATGCCGGCTCAGCTCTATGAGGCTCCCCAGGTTTGAGCCATCCCCGAGTTACCTCTGCAAACAAGTCCCCAGTGGCACACTTGCTGACTGCGTGCTCAGAGTGAGCTCACGGTGAGCTTAGCTG
This Buteo buteo chromosome 12, bButBut1.hap1.1, whole genome shotgun sequence DNA region includes the following protein-coding sequences:
- the STAMBP gene encoding STAM-binding protein translates to MCVIMPDQADVSLPPEERVRRLIQVGSAVEVNEDIPPRRYYRSGVEILRMATVYSEEGNIEHAFILYNKYITLFIEKLPQHRDYKTAVIPEKRETVKKLKEVAFPRAEELKEELLKRYAKDYAKYKEQKKQEEEEFARNLALQQQLEEERNRVALMKQQQAEQEQFHAFEEMIRRQELEKERLRIVQEFGKPEPSPESLDGPLIPGVEKPPTDLIPKVPVSPVDPASPSAGTVSSKPPVVDRSLKPSALGSTENNASMDVLRQVIVPRELCQKFLQLADANTVRGVETCGILCGKLMRNEFTITHVIVPKQYGGPDYCNTENEEELFVIQDQHGLVTLGWIHTHPTQTAFLSSVDLHTHCSYQMMLPESIAIVCSPKYQETGFFKLTEHGLEEISSCRQKGFHPHSKDPPLFTTCNHVSVVERDVVLMDLR